In a genomic window of Pseudomonas putida:
- the cmk gene encoding (d)CMP kinase, whose protein sequence is MKNIAPVITIDGPSGSGKGTVAGILAKRLGWNLLDSGALYRLLAFAAQNHGVDLTNEELLKKLAAHLDVQFIAATEGQLQRIILEGDEVSDVIRTESIGAGASQVAALPAVREALLQRQRAFQEAPGLVADGRDMGTVVFPDAPLKIFLTASAEERARRRYLQLKGKVDGVSLSSLLDEIRARDERDTQRAVAPLKPAADAIQLDSTELSIDQVLERIMSEIAIRDIAG, encoded by the coding sequence GTGAAAAACATTGCGCCAGTCATCACCATTGATGGGCCTAGCGGCTCCGGCAAGGGTACGGTCGCCGGGATCCTGGCCAAGCGCCTGGGCTGGAATCTGCTGGATTCCGGTGCGCTTTACCGCTTGCTGGCGTTCGCTGCACAGAACCATGGCGTCGACCTGACCAACGAAGAACTGCTGAAAAAACTTGCCGCTCATCTGGATGTGCAATTCATCGCGGCGACGGAAGGTCAGTTGCAGCGCATCATCCTGGAAGGTGATGAAGTCAGCGATGTGATTCGCACGGAAAGCATCGGCGCCGGTGCCTCCCAGGTGGCTGCGCTGCCGGCTGTACGTGAGGCGCTGCTGCAGCGTCAGCGCGCATTTCAGGAAGCCCCTGGTCTGGTAGCTGATGGTCGCGACATGGGGACGGTCGTTTTTCCGGATGCGCCGCTGAAGATTTTCCTCACGGCCAGTGCCGAGGAGCGCGCCCGCCGTCGATACTTGCAGTTGAAGGGCAAAGTCGATGGTGTTAGTCTGTCGAGTCTGCTAGATGAGATACGTGCACGCGATGAGCGTGACACCCAGCGAGCGGTAGCCCCGCTCAAGCCGGCGGCTGACGCCATACAGCTGGATTCCACGGAATTATCCATCGATCAGGTGCTGGAACGCATCATGAGCGAGATCGCCATTCGCGATATCGCCGGGTGA
- the rpsA gene encoding 30S ribosomal protein S1 — translation MSESFAELFEESLKTLNLQAGSIITGVIVDIDYQARWVTVHAGLKSEALIPLEQFYTDAGELNINVGDEVHVALDSVEDGFGETKLSREKAKRAECWIVLEAAFAAEEVVKGVINGKVKGGFTVDVNGIRAFLPGSLVDVRPVRDTTHLEGKELEFKVIKLDQKRNNVVVSRRSVLEAENSAEREALLESLQEGQQVKGIVKNLTDYGAFVDLGGVDGLLHITDMAWKRIKHPSEIVNVGDEIDVKVLKYDRERNRVSLGLKQLGEDPWVAIKARYPESTRVTARVTNLTDYGCFAELEEGVEGLVHVSEMDWTNKNIHPSKVVQVGDEVEVMVLDIDEERRRISLGIKQCKSNPWEDFSGQFNKGDKISGTIKSITDFGIFIGLDGGIDGLVHLSDISWNEVGEEAVRRFKKGDELDTVILSVDPERERISLGIKQLESDPFSEYVSVNDKGAIVKGTVKEVDAKGAIITLADDIEATLKASEISRDRVEDARNVLKEGEEVEAKIISVDRKSRVIQLSIKSKDVEDEKEAIQSLRDKPVASDAPVATTLGDLLRAAQAEKQN, via the coding sequence ATGAGCGAAAGCTTTGCGGAACTCTTTGAAGAAAGCCTGAAAACCCTGAACCTTCAGGCAGGCTCCATCATCACCGGTGTCATCGTTGATATCGATTACCAAGCTCGCTGGGTAACCGTTCACGCTGGCCTGAAGTCTGAAGCACTCATCCCGCTTGAGCAGTTCTACACCGACGCTGGTGAACTGAACATCAACGTTGGCGATGAAGTTCACGTTGCTCTGGACTCGGTTGAAGATGGCTTCGGTGAGACCAAGCTGTCCCGTGAAAAAGCCAAGCGTGCTGAATGCTGGATCGTTCTGGAAGCAGCCTTCGCAGCCGAAGAAGTGGTCAAGGGCGTTATCAACGGTAAGGTTAAAGGCGGCTTCACTGTCGACGTTAACGGCATCCGTGCGTTCCTGCCAGGTTCTCTGGTTGACGTCCGTCCAGTGCGCGACACCACGCACCTGGAAGGCAAAGAGCTGGAATTCAAGGTCATCAAACTCGACCAGAAGCGCAACAACGTTGTCGTTTCCCGTCGCAGCGTCCTGGAAGCCGAGAACTCCGCCGAGCGTGAAGCTCTGCTGGAATCCCTGCAGGAAGGCCAGCAAGTCAAAGGTATCGTCAAGAACCTCACCGATTACGGCGCATTCGTCGATCTGGGTGGCGTCGATGGCCTGCTGCACATCACCGACATGGCTTGGAAACGCATCAAGCATCCTTCCGAAATCGTCAATGTTGGCGACGAGATCGATGTCAAGGTTCTGAAGTACGATCGCGAGCGCAATCGTGTTTCCCTGGGCCTGAAGCAACTGGGCGAAGATCCATGGGTTGCTATCAAAGCCCGTTACCCAGAAAGCACTCGCGTTACCGCTCGTGTAACCAACCTGACCGACTACGGCTGCTTCGCTGAGCTGGAAGAAGGCGTTGAAGGTCTGGTACACGTTTCCGAAATGGACTGGACCAACAAGAACATCCATCCTTCGAAAGTCGTACAAGTCGGCGACGAAGTGGAAGTTATGGTTCTGGACATCGACGAAGAGCGTCGTCGTATCTCCCTGGGCATCAAGCAGTGCAAGTCGAACCCATGGGAAGACTTCTCTGGCCAGTTCAACAAGGGCGACAAAATCTCCGGCACCATCAAGTCGATCACCGATTTCGGTATCTTCATTGGTCTGGACGGCGGCATCGACGGTCTGGTTCACCTGTCCGACATCTCCTGGAACGAAGTGGGCGAAGAAGCCGTACGCCGCTTCAAGAAGGGCGACGAGCTGGACACCGTTATCCTGTCGGTTGACCCAGAGCGTGAGCGTATCTCCCTGGGTATCAAGCAGCTGGAAAGCGATCCGTTCTCCGAGTACGTCTCGGTTAACGACAAAGGCGCCATCGTTAAAGGCACTGTGAAAGAAGTTGACGCCAAAGGCGCCATCATCACTCTGGCCGACGATATCGAAGCGACTCTGAAAGCCTCCGAAATCAGCCGTGACCGCGTTGAAGACGCGCGTAACGTCCTGAAAGAAGGCGAAGAAGTAGAAGCCAAGATCATCAGCGTTGACCGCAAGAGCCGTGTAATCCAGCTCTCGATCAAGTCGAAAGACGTTGAAGACGAGAAAGAAGCCATCCAGAGCCTGCGCGACAAGCCAGTAGCTTCGGATGCTCCAGTAGCCACCACCCTGGGTGACCTGCTGCGTGCTGCACAAGCGGAAAAACAGAACTAA
- the ihfB gene encoding integration host factor subunit beta, translating into MTKSELIERIVTHQGLLSSKDVELAIKTMLEQMSQCLATGDRIEIRGFGSFSLHYRAPRVGRNPKTGQSVSLDGKFVPHFKPGKELRDRVNEDEEEGL; encoded by the coding sequence ATGACGAAGTCGGAGTTGATCGAACGAATTGTCACCCATCAAGGGCTGCTTTCATCAAAGGATGTGGAGCTGGCCATCAAGACCATGCTTGAGCAAATGTCCCAATGTCTGGCCACGGGTGATCGTATCGAGATTCGTGGTTTTGGCAGCTTCTCCCTGCACTATCGCGCACCGCGCGTAGGTCGCAATCCAAAAACCGGTCAGTCCGTTAGTCTTGATGGTAAGTTCGTTCCGCATTTCAAGCCAGGTAAAGAACTGCGTGATCGTGTGAACGAGGATGAAGAGGAGGGGCTTTGA
- a CDS encoding LapA family protein, which translates to MRNLKRVMLAVSVLLLMLVILVFVLENQQTVTLLFLGWAGPQLPVSLVIVIALLFGMIISPIICWFLGRKSNAFRSRLD; encoded by the coding sequence ATGCGTAATCTCAAACGTGTAATGCTGGCGGTATCAGTATTGTTGCTAATGTTGGTGATCTTGGTGTTTGTTCTCGAAAATCAGCAAACGGTTACGCTCCTTTTCCTTGGGTGGGCTGGTCCACAGTTGCCGGTGTCATTGGTGATAGTGATTGCGCTGTTATTTGGTATGATCATCAGCCCTATTATTTGTTGGTTTTTGGGGCGTAAGTCCAACGCCTTTCGTTCGCGACTTGATTGA
- a CDS encoding UDP-glucose 4-epimerase family protein gives MLVTGASGFVGSALVAKLLASEAFLPVCALRNLGSFPCEQVLFDLESGPLIGTLQGVDTIVHTAARVHVMGAAGSNQLDVFRQTNVEGTLKLARCAVQAGVRRFIFISSVKVNGERTSPGKPFTPFDQPAPVDAYGISKSEAEVALSALSADSGLEVVIIRPPLVYGPGVKANFQTMLDWVHSRIPLPFGSIKNQRSLVALDNLLDLIVHCVDHPAAPGKVFLVSDGEDLSTTQLLKRVSRSMGMRSVLVPVPQYLLVMCLNFLGRRALATRLCGSLQVDISQTRELLGWAPPISCQQALDDVAKYFLETKKK, from the coding sequence GTGCTTGTTACAGGTGCAAGCGGGTTCGTTGGAAGTGCTCTAGTGGCGAAGCTTCTGGCCAGTGAAGCCTTCCTCCCTGTTTGCGCGCTGCGCAACCTAGGGAGCTTTCCCTGTGAGCAGGTTCTTTTTGATCTGGAGAGTGGGCCTTTAATAGGGACATTGCAGGGCGTTGATACGATTGTGCATACCGCGGCGAGGGTTCATGTAATGGGCGCCGCGGGCTCAAATCAACTGGACGTGTTCCGACAGACTAATGTCGAGGGGACTTTAAAGTTGGCGCGCTGTGCGGTGCAGGCCGGCGTGAGGCGTTTTATTTTCATCAGTTCTGTAAAGGTTAACGGTGAGCGTACTAGTCCAGGAAAACCATTCACGCCTTTCGATCAGCCTGCCCCGGTAGATGCTTACGGAATTTCGAAGTCGGAAGCGGAAGTAGCGTTGAGTGCATTATCCGCAGATAGCGGGCTGGAAGTGGTAATTATCCGTCCGCCGTTGGTCTACGGTCCTGGCGTAAAGGCAAACTTTCAAACGATGCTTGATTGGGTACATTCCAGAATTCCATTACCATTCGGATCCATAAAAAATCAGCGCAGTCTCGTTGCTTTGGATAACTTGCTGGATCTGATTGTTCATTGTGTTGATCATCCAGCGGCACCCGGAAAAGTCTTTCTGGTCAGTGATGGCGAGGATTTGTCCACGACTCAATTGCTCAAGCGAGTGTCACGATCAATGGGGATGCGTTCTGTGTTGGTGCCCGTTCCCCAGTACCTTTTAGTCATGTGTTTGAATTTTCTGGGCAGGCGAGCGCTTGCCACGCGCTTGTGCGGGTCATTGCAGGTAGACATCAGTCAGACGCGTGAACTGTTGGGGTGGGCGCCGCCGATAAGTTGTCAGCAGGCTCTTGATGATGTAGCAAAATATTTTCTGGAAACAAAAAAGAAATGA
- a CDS encoding MraY family glycosyltransferase, whose product MNSLLLVGVFLASLLLTNTLRRYALKNKLMDVPNARSSHSTPTPRGGGVAIVISFLAALSVYALTGIVPQEQYVGLFGAGAVVAIIGFADDHGHIAARWRLLGHFVAASWMLFCFGGLGPVDVFGITVDLGGGGAILAAIYLVWVLNLYNFMDGIDGIAGAVAICITIAGACLYWVCGFTREVWTPLLLASACAGFLVWNFPPAKIFMGDAGSGFLGIILGGMALQAGWVEPQLLWSWIILMGVFIVDATYTMLHRLIRGEKIYEAHRSHAYQYASRQHLSHKKVTVAVILINVIWLTPLAFWVGVGGLDGVSGLFLAYLPLIVLALRYNAGKAEA is encoded by the coding sequence ATGAATTCGCTATTGCTGGTTGGAGTATTCCTGGCGTCATTGCTGTTGACAAATACCCTGAGGCGCTATGCCTTGAAAAACAAGCTCATGGATGTGCCCAATGCGCGTAGTTCACACAGTACTCCAACCCCTAGGGGGGGCGGTGTCGCGATCGTTATTTCATTTTTGGCAGCGTTGTCGGTGTATGCGCTGACCGGAATCGTGCCTCAAGAGCAGTACGTCGGCTTGTTCGGCGCGGGTGCAGTGGTCGCCATTATTGGATTTGCCGACGATCATGGTCACATTGCCGCGCGCTGGCGTTTACTCGGACATTTTGTAGCAGCGAGCTGGATGCTGTTTTGTTTCGGTGGGCTCGGACCGGTAGATGTGTTCGGGATTACTGTCGATCTTGGAGGGGGCGGTGCGATTCTGGCTGCGATTTATCTTGTCTGGGTACTTAATCTTTACAATTTCATGGATGGTATCGACGGCATCGCCGGGGCTGTAGCGATCTGTATCACCATAGCCGGAGCCTGCCTCTATTGGGTTTGCGGGTTTACTCGTGAAGTGTGGACACCTTTACTTCTCGCAAGTGCCTGCGCCGGTTTTCTTGTCTGGAATTTTCCACCGGCCAAAATTTTCATGGGCGATGCGGGTAGTGGTTTTCTCGGGATAATACTGGGCGGCATGGCACTTCAGGCTGGCTGGGTAGAGCCACAACTTTTGTGGAGTTGGATAATTCTGATGGGGGTTTTCATCGTTGATGCCACCTACACCATGCTGCATCGGTTGATTCGCGGAGAGAAAATCTATGAGGCCCATCGCAGTCATGCCTACCAATATGCCTCGCGCCAACATCTCAGTCACAAGAAGGTGACGGTGGCGGTCATTTTGATCAATGTCATTTGGTTGACACCCTTGGCCTTTTGGGTGGGGGTTGGGGGGCTGGATGGCGTGAGTGGTCTTTTTCTTGCCTATCTGCCTTTGATTGTTCTCGCACTCAGATACAACGCTGGCAAAGCAGAAGCCTGA
- a CDS encoding dTDP-4-dehydrorhamnose reductase family protein, whose protein sequence is MKVLVLGVSGMLGNAVYRVLSANPDLRVFGTARSEGARKFFSPALTENIVLGVDVESQDSLIKAFGTVRPDVVINCVGLVKQLSDANDPLMAVPINTLLPHRLAALCKASGARLVHVSTDCVFSGKKGGYLESDFPDAYDLYGRSKLLGEVDYPHAITLRTSIIGRELSGARSLVGWFLAQQGKVDGFTRAVFSGLPTMELARVINEYVLPRPHLHGLYHVAAKPINKYDLLKLVANTYGKDTEIVPSDRLTIDRSLNADRFKEATGYVAPEWPVLIKNMHDFN, encoded by the coding sequence ATGAAAGTTTTGGTGTTGGGTGTTTCCGGAATGCTGGGTAATGCAGTCTACCGAGTGTTGTCCGCTAACCCCGATCTTAGGGTTTTTGGTACGGCTCGAAGCGAAGGCGCCCGCAAGTTTTTTTCACCGGCGTTGACCGAGAACATCGTACTGGGCGTAGACGTCGAAAGTCAGGACTCTCTTATCAAGGCTTTCGGTACGGTCCGTCCCGATGTCGTGATCAACTGCGTAGGGTTGGTCAAGCAACTGTCTGATGCCAACGACCCGTTGATGGCCGTGCCAATCAATACTTTGCTCCCGCATCGTCTGGCGGCATTGTGTAAGGCCAGTGGTGCCCGATTGGTGCATGTCAGTACCGATTGTGTCTTCTCCGGAAAGAAGGGAGGCTATCTCGAATCCGATTTTCCGGATGCCTACGATCTCTATGGTCGCTCCAAGTTGCTGGGTGAGGTCGATTACCCACACGCGATAACGTTGCGCACATCGATCATCGGTCGTGAATTGTCCGGTGCTCGAAGTCTTGTCGGCTGGTTCCTTGCGCAGCAAGGAAAAGTTGACGGTTTTACCAGAGCAGTATTCTCCGGTCTACCGACAATGGAGTTGGCGCGAGTGATCAACGAGTACGTACTGCCACGACCGCACTTGCACGGCTTGTACCACGTAGCCGCCAAACCGATTAATAAGTACGACTTGTTAAAGCTTGTAGCGAACACTTATGGGAAAGACACGGAAATTGTCCCTTCCGATAGGCTGACAATTGATCGTTCGTTGAATGCAGACCGTTTTAAGGAGGCGACAGGCTACGTTGCCCCGGAGTGGCCTGTATTGATCAAAAACATGCATGACTTCAATTAA
- a CDS encoding polysaccharide biosynthesis protein encodes MFDNKILMITGGTGSFGNAVLNRFLKTDVKEIRIFSRDEKKQEDMRIALNNPKLKFYIGDVRDYSSIRDAMKGVDYVFHAAALKQVPSCEFYPMEAVRTNVLGADNVMQAAIENKVDRVIVLSTDKAVYPINAMGISKAMMEKLMVAKARMQSEGETVFCATRYGNVMASRGSVIPLFIEQLRDGKAITITDPTMTRFLMSLEDSVDLVLHAFEHGRQGDIFVQKAPASTIEVLAQALKELFQKDNEIRVIGTRHGEKLFESLVAREELAKAEDMGQYYRVPADNRDLNYAKFVVEGEPEISTFEDYTSHNTERLDVEGVKKLLLKLSYIQEQLNA; translated from the coding sequence ATGTTTGATAATAAGATACTGATGATTACCGGTGGCACTGGCTCATTCGGTAATGCTGTTCTTAACCGTTTTTTGAAAACCGACGTAAAAGAAATCCGCATTTTCAGTCGTGACGAAAAAAAACAAGAGGACATGCGGATTGCTTTAAACAATCCAAAGCTCAAGTTTTACATTGGCGACGTTCGCGACTACAGCAGCATTCGCGATGCGATGAAAGGCGTTGATTATGTTTTCCACGCGGCAGCGTTGAAGCAGGTCCCATCGTGCGAGTTTTACCCGATGGAGGCCGTGCGCACCAACGTACTCGGTGCTGATAACGTCATGCAGGCAGCGATCGAGAACAAGGTCGACCGCGTTATCGTGCTCAGCACGGACAAGGCCGTTTATCCGATCAACGCCATGGGCATCTCCAAGGCGATGATGGAAAAACTCATGGTCGCCAAGGCGCGTATGCAGTCGGAAGGCGAAACTGTTTTCTGCGCTACACGTTACGGCAACGTCATGGCTTCCCGCGGCTCGGTTATTCCGCTGTTCATCGAGCAATTGCGTGATGGTAAGGCCATCACCATCACCGACCCGACGATGACGCGTTTCCTGATGTCCCTGGAAGACTCCGTTGATCTGGTGCTGCACGCATTCGAGCATGGTCGCCAGGGAGATATCTTCGTTCAGAAAGCACCTGCATCGACCATCGAAGTGCTCGCCCAGGCTCTAAAAGAGCTATTCCAGAAGGACAATGAGATCCGAGTTATCGGCACACGGCATGGTGAAAAACTGTTCGAGTCACTGGTTGCGCGTGAGGAACTGGCTAAAGCGGAAGACATGGGTCAGTACTACCGCGTGCCTGCTGACAATCGCGATCTGAACTACGCAAAATTCGTGGTCGAAGGCGAACCTGAGATTTCTACTTTCGAAGATTACACTTCCCACAATACCGAACGCTTGGATGTTGAGGGCGTGAAGAAGTTGCTGTTGAAGCTTTCCTACATTCAGGAGCAACTTAATGCTTAA
- the wecB gene encoding non-hydrolyzing UDP-N-acetylglucosamine 2-epimerase, with protein MLKVMTIVGTRPELIKMSRVIAEFDTHTNHILVHTGQNFDYELNQVFFDDLDIRKPDYFLGAVGSNAAQTIARVIEKADEVLEAEKPDALMLYGDTNSCLSVIAAKRRKIPVFHMEAGNRCFDQRVPEELNRKVLDHLSDINLVLTEHARRYLLDEGIPPDRIIKSGSHMEEVLEHFMPKIEGSKILDKLELESKKFFVVSTHREENVDTPANLQDLLDTLQALVKTYDMPVIVSTHPRTRQRLEALGLDGLDSRIQFLKPFGFFDYIKLQKEAFCILSDSGTITEEASLLGLTAVTIRNAHERPEGMDQGTLIMSGLKSERVLDAVRIVTSQDQAGVARRVVPDYEGGLVSQKVLRIVLSYLDFINRTVWSK; from the coding sequence ATGCTTAAGGTAATGACGATTGTCGGGACGCGTCCTGAATTGATCAAGATGTCGCGTGTCATCGCTGAATTCGATACGCACACTAATCATATCCTCGTGCACACTGGGCAAAACTTCGACTATGAGTTGAACCAGGTATTTTTCGACGATCTGGATATCCGCAAACCGGATTACTTTCTCGGAGCTGTCGGAAGTAATGCCGCGCAAACCATCGCGCGAGTCATCGAGAAAGCCGATGAAGTACTGGAGGCCGAGAAGCCTGACGCCCTGATGCTCTATGGCGACACCAACTCTTGCCTGTCCGTCATCGCTGCAAAGCGCAGAAAAATCCCCGTCTTCCACATGGAAGCCGGTAATCGCTGTTTCGACCAGCGCGTCCCGGAAGAACTGAACCGTAAGGTTCTCGACCATTTGAGCGACATCAATCTGGTGTTGACCGAGCACGCTCGTCGCTATCTTCTCGACGAAGGCATTCCGCCGGACCGCATCATCAAGTCGGGTTCTCACATGGAAGAAGTGCTTGAGCACTTCATGCCAAAGATCGAGGGCTCGAAAATCCTCGATAAGCTGGAGCTTGAGTCGAAGAAGTTCTTTGTCGTCAGTACTCACCGGGAAGAAAACGTCGACACACCGGCTAACCTGCAGGACCTCCTAGATACGTTACAAGCGCTGGTTAAGACATACGATATGCCGGTTATTGTTTCCACTCACCCGCGCACTCGCCAGCGTCTGGAAGCCTTGGGCCTCGACGGCCTGGATTCGCGAATCCAATTCCTCAAGCCGTTTGGTTTCTTTGACTACATCAAGTTGCAGAAGGAAGCGTTCTGTATCCTGTCCGACAGCGGCACCATCACTGAAGAAGCTTCGCTGCTTGGCTTGACCGCTGTGACGATCCGCAACGCCCATGAGCGTCCGGAAGGTATGGACCAGGGTACGCTGATCATGAGCGGCCTGAAATCTGAACGGGTTCTGGATGCCGTGCGTATAGTGACCAGCCAGGATCAGGCCGGTGTTGCGCGTCGTGTGGTTCCGGATTACGAAGGTGGGTTAGTATCGCAGAAAGTGCTACGGATTGTTTTGAGTTATTTAGATTTTATCAATCGGACTGTCTGGTCCAAGTAA
- a CDS encoding class I SAM-dependent methyltransferase has translation MSTNTQTLDAIYNEGERLVPGETHGRDEVVRHKSSYKLFRAVIEADILRDPTMLVSGIKILDIGCGTGHGTFMLSEILGAKIVGIDPSIESVQYAKDNYGSKNIQYVNGDAESFVRDAHTFDYVVSRHALEHVIDGLNFALKVDCRKRLMVNVPFNEADGNPHHLVHWIKEEHFEAYPNKEFFYEGLDGVTELTRNNETPPNSILCISSAAELTPVRELFEFPIAEWKPEFLQNLGIEALESDLEQRELNVQQRQQYCVEKEAQLDAHHSNLRDLENDVRRREAWIAEKEGQLANHEANLNGIQAELVRREQLIAKSLIARLVLKLGSSPK, from the coding sequence ATGAGCACGAATACTCAGACGTTAGACGCGATTTATAATGAAGGTGAACGTCTGGTGCCGGGTGAGACCCACGGCCGGGATGAAGTAGTCCGCCATAAAAGTAGTTATAAATTGTTTCGTGCTGTCATCGAAGCCGACATCCTGCGCGATCCAACGATGCTGGTTTCCGGTATTAAGATTCTTGATATTGGCTGCGGCACCGGTCACGGCACATTCATGCTTAGCGAAATTCTAGGCGCCAAGATTGTTGGTATCGATCCGAGTATCGAGTCGGTTCAGTATGCGAAAGACAATTACGGATCGAAAAACATTCAGTATGTGAATGGTGATGCCGAGTCTTTCGTTCGCGACGCTCATACTTTTGACTATGTTGTCTCGCGCCATGCACTGGAGCACGTCATCGATGGTCTGAACTTCGCGCTGAAGGTGGACTGCCGGAAACGTCTGATGGTCAACGTCCCCTTTAATGAAGCGGATGGTAACCCTCATCACCTTGTTCACTGGATCAAGGAAGAGCATTTCGAGGCCTACCCAAATAAAGAGTTTTTCTATGAAGGGCTGGATGGCGTTACCGAGCTGACGCGTAACAATGAGACGCCACCCAATTCGATTCTGTGCATTTCCAGCGCTGCAGAACTAACGCCGGTACGTGAGCTGTTTGAATTCCCGATCGCCGAGTGGAAGCCGGAGTTCTTGCAGAACTTGGGTATCGAAGCGCTTGAGTCTGATCTCGAGCAACGTGAGCTGAATGTCCAGCAGCGTCAGCAGTATTGCGTTGAAAAAGAAGCTCAACTTGATGCGCATCACTCCAATCTACGTGATCTGGAAAACGATGTTCGTCGTCGTGAGGCGTGGATTGCAGAGAAAGAAGGTCAACTCGCTAATCATGAAGCGAATTTGAATGGCATTCAGGCAGAGCTTGTTCGTCGCGAACAACTCATTGCCAAGAGCCTGATCGCACGTCTTGTGCTGAAACTAGGTTCTTCTCCGAAATGA
- a CDS encoding glycosyltransferase family 4 protein translates to MKVLQVNGYESPGRRFNGLSITPLLKKYDVESRHLIWEKDTQNLDVLTFEGKNTRKINRILNRVERLTSMQSVLYTNGRQMMKMPAFEEADVLHLHIIHSGYMSLGDLPEITRRKPTVWTLHDPWAMTGHCVYPFECKRWMTGCGKCPDLDIHFPLLMDTTRFLFQYKKRAYNKSKFDVIVASKWMRDMVEASPLFKDVDIHQVPFGLDLDFFNPNASPDARKRFGIPDDALVICFRAVDNQFKGLPYIIQALERISAKQPVCLLTLNSKGLMEQFKDRFQLVELGWTNDEELARDAFVASDIFLMPSIVEAFGVMAIEAFACGKPVIVFEGTSLPEVTFAPEVGVSVPMHDGEGLHRALQHLIDNPAEREERGRKGREIAEKHYGDDLYARRLAEIYKTVAAK, encoded by the coding sequence ATGAAGGTCTTACAGGTAAATGGCTATGAGTCCCCTGGTCGTCGATTTAATGGTCTTTCCATTACGCCGCTTCTAAAAAAATACGATGTCGAATCTCGGCATCTAATTTGGGAAAAGGACACTCAGAACCTGGACGTGCTGACGTTCGAGGGGAAAAATACAAGGAAAATCAACCGGATCCTCAATCGGGTTGAGCGTTTGACCTCGATGCAATCAGTGCTCTACACGAATGGCCGGCAGATGATGAAAATGCCCGCCTTCGAGGAAGCTGATGTGTTGCACCTACACATCATTCACTCGGGCTACATGAGCCTTGGTGATTTGCCCGAGATCACTCGACGTAAGCCTACGGTTTGGACACTGCATGACCCGTGGGCCATGACAGGGCATTGCGTCTACCCATTCGAGTGCAAGCGCTGGATGACCGGTTGTGGCAAATGCCCCGACCTGGACATTCACTTTCCGCTGCTAATGGATACCACCCGGTTTTTGTTTCAGTACAAAAAACGTGCGTACAACAAATCGAAGTTCGATGTAATCGTGGCCTCCAAGTGGATGCGCGATATGGTCGAGGCTTCTCCTCTTTTCAAGGATGTTGATATCCATCAGGTGCCTTTTGGCCTAGACCTGGACTTTTTCAATCCGAATGCTTCACCTGATGCGCGCAAGCGCTTCGGTATTCCTGATGATGCACTGGTCATTTGCTTTCGGGCCGTCGATAACCAGTTCAAAGGTCTGCCTTACATTATCCAGGCGTTGGAGCGCATCAGCGCCAAGCAGCCGGTTTGTCTGTTGACCCTCAACAGCAAAGGGTTGATGGAGCAGTTCAAGGATCGATTCCAGCTCGTTGAGTTGGGTTGGACCAACGATGAAGAATTGGCGCGTGATGCGTTTGTTGCATCCGACATCTTCCTCATGCCTTCGATTGTTGAGGCTTTTGGTGTAATGGCTATTGAAGCATTCGCCTGCGGCAAGCCGGTGATCGTGTTCGAAGGCACATCGCTGCCGGAAGTGACGTTTGCTCCAGAGGTTGGGGTGTCAGTGCCGATGCACGATGGCGAAGGGCTTCATCGCGCTCTGCAGCATCTGATCGACAATCCGGCTGAGCGTGAAGAACGCGGTCGCAAGGGACGAGAGATTGCCGAAAAACATTATGGCGATGACTTGTACGCACGGCGGCTGGCGGAGATCTATAAAACGGTTGCTGCTAAATGA